The Mustelus asterias chromosome 18, sMusAst1.hap1.1, whole genome shotgun sequence genome has a window encoding:
- the LOC144507364 gene encoding protein c-Fos-like, whose product MFQPFSTEYDSVSRCSNSPSMGDPHYYSPADSFTSLGSPASNSSTPDFCSELGSSFVPTLTALSSRQELQWMVQPTGLSLPSVTQSRIHPYSSGHSDYPLSRASLNKHSGRRGKAEQLSPEDEEKRKVRRERNKLAAAKCRNRRRELTDSLQTETEQLEGQKSTLETEIAELLKEKERLEFILAAHRPVCRLPEQEGRFLPNSQRADPQVAAFPAPAAAQDSSGPAPDLLSGLDSGRSVPDVDLISLADWEPLYSSLPAECEPLCTPVLPDTPSGSYSSSFTFNYPEISACGSLIHSASGSEHSSDSLNSPTLLAL is encoded by the exons ATGTTCCAGCCTTTCAGCACCGAGTACGATTCAGTCTCTCGCTGCAGCAACTCTCCCTCCATGGGGGACCCACATTATTATTCACCCGCTGATTCCTTCACCAGCCTGGGCAGCCCGGCCAGCAACAGCAGCACCCCG gaTTTCTGCTCCGAACTCGGCTCCAGCTTCGTCCCCACTCTGACTGCGCTGAGCAGCCGCCAGGAGCTCCAGTGGATGGTGCAGCCCACCGGCCTGTCCCTGCCCTCCGTCACCCAGAGCCGCATTCACCCCTACAGCTCCGGGCACAGCGACTACCCCCTGTCCCGGGCCTCGCTTAACAAGCATTCTGGCCGGAGGGGCAAAGCGGAGCag CTCAGCCCCGAGGATGAAGAGAAGCGGAAGGTgcggagagagaggaacaaactgGCCGCTGCCAAATGCCGGAACCGGAGGCGGGAACTGACCGACAGTCTGCAGACG GAGACTGAGCAGCTGGAGGGACAGAAATCCACCCTGGAGACAGAGATTGCCGAGCTGCTGAAAGAGAAGGAGAGGTTGGAGTTTATCCTGGCAGCTCACCGGCCTGTGTGCCGGCTCCCGGAGCAGGAAGGCCGGTTCctccccaacagccagcgggCAGATCCACAAGTGGCCGCCTTCCCGGCTCCGGCTGCAGCCCAGGACAGCAGCGGCCCTGCCCCAGACTTACTGAGCGGCCTGGACTCTGGCAGGTCGGTGCCTGATGTGGATTTAATCAGCCTGGCGGACTGGGAGCCTCTCTATTCCTCGCTGCCTGCTGAATGTGAGCCGCTGTGTACTCCCGTCCTCCCTGACACCCCCAGCGGCTCCTACTCTTCCTCTTTTACTTTCAACTACCCGGAGATTTCCGCCTGCGGATCACTCATCCACTCCGCCAGTGGCAGCGAACATTCCTCGGACTCTCTCAACTCTCCCACCCTCCTGGCCTTGTAG